One Salvia splendens isolate huo1 chromosome 22, SspV2, whole genome shotgun sequence DNA segment encodes these proteins:
- the LOC121787482 gene encoding SNF1-related protein kinase regulatory subunit gamma-1-like, with product MVVEEGGTPRSPEAKLGMQVEDLWDVMEPQLSPTEKLNACFESIPVSSFPSAPSSEFIEIKSDTTVAEAVKLLARHRVLSAPVVDFEAPEDASWIDRYLGIVEFAGIVVWILHQSENVEGSSVFESAMKASEGDISPTVAAAAAAGMSSPRYKSINPDSPTATCGKFFETLTASDLYKNTKVGDISGSFRWAPFLALQKSNSFLTMLLLLSKYRMKSIPVVDLGEAKIDNIITQSAVIHMLQECAGLHWFESWGSKKLSELGLPLMKASSMIKVHEDEPVLQAFKLMRQNGVGGVPVVGNDGYKAVGNISIRDIQFLLTAPKIYKNYRSITAKNFLTAVRSYLEEHQRASPLLSGMVTCRRNDTLKEIITKLDDMKIHRIYVADEGGNLQGVITLRDIISKLVHEPRGYFGDFFDGVLPLPANSRV from the exons ATGGTGGTGGAAGAGGGTGGAACGCCGAGAAGCCCAGAGGCGAAGCTGGGGATGCAGGTGGAGGATTTGTGGGATGTGATGGAACCGCAGCTGAGCCCCACTGAGAAGCTTAATGCTTGTTTTGAGAGCATCCCTGTATCTTCTTTCCCTTCTGCTCCTTCATCAGAAT TTATTGAGATAAAGTCGGACACAACTGTGGCAGAAGCCGTCAAGTTACTTGCTCGGCACAGAGTTCTTAGTGCTCCGGTGGTGGACTTTGAGGCGCCCGAAGACGCTAGTTGGATTGACAGATACCTTGGTATTGTGGAATTTGCAGGCATTGTTGTATGGATTTTGCATCAG TCTGAAAATGTGGAAGGGAGCTCTGTGTTCGAGTCGGCTATGAAAGCCTCAGAGGGCGACATTAGCCCTACTGTTGCAGCAGCGGCTGCTGCTGGGATGTCTTCTCCAAGATATAAAAGTATCAACCCAGACTCTCCCACAGCAACGTGTGGCAAATTCTTTGAGACGCTTACTGCTTCGGATTTGTACAAAAACACGAAG GTTGGGGATATATCAGGGTCTTTCCGTTGGGCTCCGTTCCTCGCCTTGCAGAAATCCAACTCGTTTTTGACAATGCTCTTGCTGCTATCCAAGTACAGAATGAAGAGCATTCCTGTAGTTGACCTTGGGGAAGCAAAGATCGACAACATAATCACTCAAAGCGCAGTTATTCACATGCTACAAGAGTGTGCTGGCCTCCACTGGTTCGAAAGCTGGGGTTCCAAGAAGCTGTCTGAATTGGGTCTTCCATTGATGAAGGCCAGTAGCATGATCAAG GTACACGAGGACGAGCCTGTGCTGCAGGCGTTTAAACTTATGAGACAAAACGGGGTAGGAGGCGTGCCCGTGGTTGGAAACGATGGATATAAGGCCGTTGGTAATATAAGCATACGAGACATACAGTTCCTTCTTACTGCACCAAAAATCTACAAGAACTACAGATCGATCACTGCCAAGAACTTCCTGACGGCGGTGAGAAGCTATTTGGAGGAGCATCAAAGGGCATCGCCTCTGCTGAGTGGGATGGTTACTTGCCGAAGAAATGACACACTGAAGGAGATCATAACGAAGCTGGACGATATGAAGATCCATCGCATCTATGTGGCGGATGAGGGTGGGAATCTCCAAGGAGTCATCACTCTACGAGACATCATCTCCAAACTGGTGCACGAGCCTCGTGGTTACTTTGGCGACTTCTTCGACGGTGTCTTGCCGCTGCCTGCCAATAGCAGGGTTTAA